Below is a genomic region from Deinococcus misasensis DSM 22328.
CAGAGAAGTAAAGTTGATACGGGTACGCGCAGATCTATTGCGTGCTAAGATGGGTGACATGCTGGATTCACCCATGGAAGCCGTTGTGGTATCAACGGTGGTATCAACGACCCACCCATGTTCAGAATCTGTTCAGGTAACATCAGGTGTCACCCTTGAGGCCCTGCCCAGCACAGACACAAAACCATTCCGGTCTCTCGGAAAGCGCCAAAACCGCGCTTGCACCGAAACGAGTATAGTGAGGCGATCATGTTTGCACTTTTGAAGAAGGCTTTCGACAACAACAAACGCGACGTTGCGCGCCTGCGCAAAACCGTCGTTGACCCGGTCAATGCCATGGAAGCAGAAATGGAAAAAGTCACCGATCTGGCTGCAGAGTTCATGAAACTGCGTGCACAGGTCCAGAGCGGTGAAAAGAACCTCGATCAGGTGCTGGTGCCCGGCTTTGCCCTGATCCGTGAAGCGGCCAAACGCTCCATTGGCAAACGCCACTACGATGTGCAGCTCATCGGGGGTGCCTCCCTCCACCAGGGCCGCATCGCCGAGATGAAAACCGGTGAGGGCAAGACGCTGGTGGCCACCCTTGCACTGGCCCTCAATGCTCTGGAAGGACGCGGAGCCCACCTCGTCACCACCAACGATTACCTTGCCAAAGTGGGTGCCGAGGAGATGGGCCTGGTGTACCGCACTTTAGGCCTGACTGTCGGCCTGATCCAGCACGACATGCAACCTCCTCAGCGGCGTGCTGCTTACGCTTGCGACATCACCTACGTCACCAACAGCGAGCTGGGCTTCGATTACCTGCGTGACAACATGGCGCAGGGACCCGATCAACTGGTGCTCCGTGCAGACCACCCTGTGAACTTTGCTATCGTCGACGAAGTGGATTCCATCCTCATCGACGAGGCCCGGACCCCTCTGATCATTTCGGGTGCCACCGAAAAAGCCACCGACCAGTACTACGTGATCTCCAAACTGGTCAAACGCCTGACCCGAGGAGAGCCCATCGAGCCCGGTGTGCGCACCGAACCCACCGGAGATTACACCGTCGAAGAAAAATCCAAGGGTGTGCACCTCACCGAGGCGGGCATCAACCGCATTGAACAGATGCTCTCCATCGACAACCTGTACAGCCCCGATCACATGCAGAAAGCCCACATGATCGTGCAGGCCCTGCGTGCCAAAGACCTGTACTTCCGCGAAAAAGACTACATCGTTGGCCCCAACGAAAAAGGCGAACTCGAAGTGGTCATCGTGGATGAATTCACCGGACGCCAGATGCCCGGACGCCGTTACGGAGAAGGCCTCCACCAGGCCATCGAAGCCAAAGAGGGCGTGCCGATCCAGAACGAAAACCAGACACTGGCCACCATCACCTACCAGAACTTCTTCCGTCTGTACACCAAGTTCTCGGGCATGACCGGAACGGCCAAAACCGAAGAAAAAGAGTTCCTCGACATTTACGGCTCTGACGTTCTGGTGATCCCCACCAACTTGCCTGTGATCCGCAAAGACCACGACGATCTGGTGTACCGCACCAAAGCGGGCAAATATGCAGCCGTTGTCGATGAAATCGTCGAGCGCCACCAGAGTGGTCAACCTTTGCTGGTCGGTACCGCCAGCATCGAGACCAGTGAGCACCTGTCCAAGTTGCTCTCTGAACCACAGCAGTACGGCGAATTTGTCAATCAACTGGCCAACATGCTGCTGGCCAAAGTGGAGAAAAACGAAGGCCTCACCGCCAAACTCAAAGAGATGTTCAAAGGCCTCAGGAGAGAAGAACTCGAAACCCTGCGCCCTGAGATTCCCAAAAATGCTCTGGAGGTTTTTGACCTGTTCGTCAAGCGCCTCAAAACCCTTGAAGGTCTGGCCAGAGGCATCAAACACCAGGTGCTGAACGCCAAATACCACGAGAGTGAAGCCAACATCATCGCTCAGGCAGGCCGTCTGGGGGCTGTGACCATCGCCACCAACATGGCCGGTCGTGGTACGGACATCATGCTCGGGGGCAACGCAGAGTTCATCGCTGGTGACCTTGTTGAGCAGATCAGCCTGTCCCGTTACCAGCCTGAAATCGAGACCTTCATCAAGGCCATCATCCGCAAAGACCCCAATGCGCGTGAAATGGGTCAAAAAGCTGGAGTGCACCCCAAAATCATCGAGCGCATTGAAAAGGCCCGAGACCAGATCGAGGCAGACCGCCAGAAAGTCAAAGAACTCGGGGGCTTGCACATCATCGGCACCGAGCGCCACGAATCCCGCCGCATCGACAACCAGTTGCGCGGACGTGCAGGCCGTCAGGGGGACCCTGGTTCCAGCAAATTTTTCGTGTCCTTTGAAGACGACCTGATGCGCCTTTTCGCCAATGACCGCGTGCTGGCCATGCTGGACCGCATCGGCATGGACGACACCCAGCCCATCGCTGCAGGCATGGTGACTGGAGCCATCGAGCGTGCACAGGGCCGTGTGGAAGAACGCAACTTTGCCATCCGCAAACAACTGCTGGAATTCGACAACGTCCTTGGCAAGCAGCGTGAAGTGATTTACGCCCAGCGCCGTGAAGTGCTGCTCGGGGAAGACACCCAGATCGAAGAGAGCATCGAAGGCATGATCGGCGATTACGTGGAAAGTGCCATGTACACCCACGCCCCAGAGAACATCAGCCCTGAAGATTGGGACATGGGCAGGCTCAAAACCGAACTCGAAGAGCACATCCCTGCCTTTGCAGACTTTGATTTTGAGGCCCTCAAAGGCAACACCGTAGACGAATGTCACCACAAAATGTTGGAATTTGCCGCCGACTCCCACGACAAACGCAAAGAAGAACTGGGCAACGCCCTTTACATGGGTGTTGGCCGCTATGTGCTGCTGCAAAACGTGGACCAGTACTGGAAAGAGCACCTGCATGCCATGGAAGTGTTGCGTCAGGGCATCTTCCTGCGTGGTTATGGTCAGCGCGATCCCTTCCAGGAGTACAAATTTGAGGGCACCAAGATGTTCAACGAAATGATCGACACCCTCAAAGGTGAAGTCACCAAGTTCATGTTCCGTTTGCAGGTCAATCAGGGCTCTGAAGCCTGAGGCAACCCCTCAGCAGGTTGCAAAATCCAACATCAAACGACTTCCCCCTCTGGGGGAAGTTTTGTTCTCTTGCACAACAAAGTGGCCTTTTCGTGGTGCACTTTCGTAATGAAACTGTAATGCTGTCGTCTGCAAAACATTGGACCCAGACAAGCTTTTG
It encodes:
- the secA gene encoding preprotein translocase subunit SecA; the encoded protein is MFALLKKAFDNNKRDVARLRKTVVDPVNAMEAEMEKVTDLAAEFMKLRAQVQSGEKNLDQVLVPGFALIREAAKRSIGKRHYDVQLIGGASLHQGRIAEMKTGEGKTLVATLALALNALEGRGAHLVTTNDYLAKVGAEEMGLVYRTLGLTVGLIQHDMQPPQRRAAYACDITYVTNSELGFDYLRDNMAQGPDQLVLRADHPVNFAIVDEVDSILIDEARTPLIISGATEKATDQYYVISKLVKRLTRGEPIEPGVRTEPTGDYTVEEKSKGVHLTEAGINRIEQMLSIDNLYSPDHMQKAHMIVQALRAKDLYFREKDYIVGPNEKGELEVVIVDEFTGRQMPGRRYGEGLHQAIEAKEGVPIQNENQTLATITYQNFFRLYTKFSGMTGTAKTEEKEFLDIYGSDVLVIPTNLPVIRKDHDDLVYRTKAGKYAAVVDEIVERHQSGQPLLVGTASIETSEHLSKLLSEPQQYGEFVNQLANMLLAKVEKNEGLTAKLKEMFKGLRREELETLRPEIPKNALEVFDLFVKRLKTLEGLARGIKHQVLNAKYHESEANIIAQAGRLGAVTIATNMAGRGTDIMLGGNAEFIAGDLVEQISLSRYQPEIETFIKAIIRKDPNAREMGQKAGVHPKIIERIEKARDQIEADRQKVKELGGLHIIGTERHESRRIDNQLRGRAGRQGDPGSSKFFVSFEDDLMRLFANDRVLAMLDRIGMDDTQPIAAGMVTGAIERAQGRVEERNFAIRKQLLEFDNVLGKQREVIYAQRREVLLGEDTQIEESIEGMIGDYVESAMYTHAPENISPEDWDMGRLKTELEEHIPAFADFDFEALKGNTVDECHHKMLEFAADSHDKRKEELGNALYMGVGRYVLLQNVDQYWKEHLHAMEVLRQGIFLRGYGQRDPFQEYKFEGTKMFNEMIDTLKGEVTKFMFRLQVNQGSEA